In Dunckerocampus dactyliophorus isolate RoL2022-P2 chromosome 21, RoL_Ddac_1.1, whole genome shotgun sequence, the sequence catatttttactttacgatcataacattatagcattttcccaaccttattttcctaaaatttgtAATTctttttcttatgttcttatattttttctttatattaagtatattatattatattattttttattatatatatatatatttttttatactacaacttatattccaactttttaaaaattacagctttccccccccatttttgctgtttttttgatCGTATTTTTAGAACTTGCCGagggccaatttaaaaaaaaaaaaaaaaaaaaaaaagcagtcgcgggccgtaaatggcccccgggcagcactttggacaaaCCTGGCTTAGTGTGAGTAAGCCCTAAGGTTGAACACATTCCTTTTGGGACACTTGTCCAATTCCAATTTGGAAACTATTTCCCCCAAAGGGTGTTTACATAAGTCATCTGGAAGAAGCCCAATATTAAAGCTAATAAATTTATGAAAAGTAGTTAAGGTCCGAGCCAGACTAGCCATAGCATAGTTGCAGTATTTCTAAACACAGCCTTCAGCACTGATGGCAGATGTATCTTCCATTTTGGCTAAttgtgttgggtttttttccttcCCCATTTCTCTCCTCATATCATCCATCAGTCCTCTCGAGTGCCTCTCCTGCTCCTTCCCCATCAACAGCCACTGCACTCTCAgcacctccaccaccaccaccaccaccaccaacaacaACCTTCTCGCCCGAGAGGGCCTCCTCCATTTCAAGAGCACGGACGGCCACACGCACAGCAGCCACTCCAGCCCCTTATCCCACCGCACATGACTCACCGATCGCCACCTGTGCAGCCCCAGATGGAACCACCCTCACGACTGATGGGCTCCCCACCACCTAGCTTCCCCCAGCATCATAACCAGCAGCAGCAACCGCCGCAGCTGCCGCAGCCGCTTCCGCCGCAGCCGCCtcaacaaccaaaaaatatcCACATTAACCCCCACTTTAGAGGCTCAGCGCCATCCTCTGTTCCAGGTTGGTGAATGTGTAGTGAAAAATACAATGTTAATGCTTATGTTTTATACAGGGGTCAAAAAGTGCAGTAAAAGGTGGAAGTGCTGCTGGAAGTGAAATCACCATAAAATGTACTCTTACTTCCATAGTGCTGCAAGTACAACCTCATTCACACGCGACTCCATTTATGGCTCGAGCAGGCCAATCTCTCCTTATTATATCCACCTGCTGCCCCAGGCTCTCTTCATCATTTTGCATTGTAAATGGACCCCACTGGATCAGCACGTTTTTTACCTCCCCTCCTCCCCATAGTTGATGCTAACAATTTAagccttttttccccactgtgcTGACAAGGTGTCTGGATTAGAATGGCATTTTGTCGTTGGGGTGAATGACAAGTGAATGTCTGCCACTAATGGGTTTATCCTCCATTTTTATTTAGGCAGGTGACATCAACATTTCATTCCTTTCAATGGGTTTATCTGGCTGTCTAGGGCTGAGATTGAAATTTAAGTTGCAGAGCATGATGGCATGTGcacgtgggttttttttttgggggggagttGCCGCCTCTGGTTGTGATTGAATTGTCTTATCTAACATTGTATAAACTGTGTCTTCAACTGTTCgcactactgtatgtgtaaaatCCTTTGGAATGGCATTTTCTAATGATCCCCTCCTTGTACCACCTTCTCCCTGCCTACTTCccctcattttcatttttcctctCCCATCCCCCTCTGTACCCCTTCTTCTttgctccccccacccccctttcATTGCAGTGCCCTTGATGCCTCCTGCTCCGAGCCAGCCCAGACCCACTGTGGGCCCTCAAAGGTTCCCCGTGAGTAGCAGCTGCTCCTCTGCCTCCTTTTTGCCTCACACTCACTCCCCCAACTACACACTAAGGGCTAGCGACCCTTCTTGTGTGAAAGCTAGTATCATTATAGCAATTAGGCCGCCCGCCGCGGTCCAAACACTGTTCAAGCCAATTTGTAAACACTGATACAAGCTCCGCTGCACAACTGGAAAGGCGCGATAGGGGCTTTAGACGTTTGGAGGTCGGGGCTGCGGTTAGCAACTGGTCATGGATGGGCTGGGGCTCATCTCAACACATAATGGAATTGTGAAGTCCGGTTCCACTACCCGTTCAAATTCCCCCTCTAGAAGTGTGTCCCATAAGGCATGGAGACTGTTTTGAGTGGTATTTGACTTAATGAAACATGGTGGTATTTTCATGGGGATGGGGGTGAGGGTGGGTCTCTCGCCCTTTTGTACCATGTATTCCAAAGCGGAACTTAGAAAAGGGGCTTTATATTTCACTATCAAGGGATGACAGAAATGCCTTTAAAGTAATTACTCTTACGGGAGGAAAAAGATGGCCCACTAGGAATCCCAGGAATCAAGTCACGCTAGTTGTTAACATCTCTCAggaaaatgcatttcatttgaatgCATCCTGCACTGCCAAATGACACACAATTGTACACTTGAGCATATCAAAATGTGTGCTGTTTGTGTTCACTTCATGTCCGAGCACCAGTATTATTGTTTTGCATTGCCCAATGGTTCCTGTTTGTGCAGTATTGCAGCGGGTCTCCCCTTCTAATCTGACAGTGTTGGTAGCGTTGCCATGGTATGTAGAGACTCGTTCGATGAAGAGCACAGTGTTTGAAATTCTCCGGCTGCCAATCGCATTTAGGCTGCGGTTGCCAAGGACACCATTTGTAATGCAGGTGTCCTAGCAGCCAGGACGTCCCATTTATCAGTGGGCATCTGATTGCTCTTGATTATCATACATTATCATCCCATCACAGGCGATTGTTAAAAGCCTATGTGAAGGAGGAGGGTGTTGTAGCTGCTATAATTAATATTATAACACTGAATTGGAAATATGGGTTCCCCTGCTGATATGATAATTGAGCCAAAGTGGAGTAGCTGTTACTGCAGACTACTGTATGAACACATTTTTTGAGTACATGAGTGTAATCTTTACACAAAATAAGGCTACattagtgtattttgtcatttaatataTATGTTTCTACACTACAAAACATGTATAAAACTCATAAAAcccttcaaggttggcaggtctgataGTGATTGGCTTATGAAATGACACGATTTGAATGTCTATTGGAGTGAGAACAATAGTGCTTAAACCAAGCTGACATTCTCCACTGCATACTTTGGAATTTTGACCTCTCATTATGATTAGTCTTGGTTATCCCTCAGCATCACTGCCGTATTGAACAGCCCGTAGCCTGTTTATGGAGGATTAGAATGGATAGGATGAGCCGTGCTATTAGAGAGCTGCTACATTGTGAAAACCTGCCTGCCTGACCTTTTCAAACACTTTGACGGCTCTCCCAGAGTGATCCCCCTGTTTTTGTTAAGCCCCTTTGATTAACTTTCTGTTAAGCAAGTTTTGGGGACTCTTGGTGCCACTGAGCTTTCTAACGCCTTTCAAAAAACGGCCACGCGACAGTGGAATAAAGGTGGATTAAGCCTCGATAGCCTCTTAAGTAATTTACAATAAGCTCGGAGGAGGCAAGCATCCCATTTGTGGAAGTGCCACGAGTTGAATAGCTGTTTAATTTTTCAACAGAGATGAATGTTTGAAAGAACCATGAAGACTGTTAAGAGAGGTAATTGAATTCCAATGAGGGATTAAAAGGTTGTTATCTTCTTTCTTGGATGATAGATGTTGAACCTACAATGTGTTTGAAACAATGATGAGGGCGCTGATCCCATCCTAAAATCCTCACGCCTTGTTAGCCTCGACTTTCAGAAGATTTATCAGGAAAGCCCCCAGTAGCATTAATATTGATTAGCTCTCAAGTTCACTCTGATTGCTGTCATAAATATTAGCATCCATACCGATGTTCAATTAGTGAACCTGAATATGTTCCTTTTGTCTTTTCAAAGGGACCGGGAGACTTCCATCAGCACATGCCAAATAATTTTGGTCAAACCCAGCGGCCGCCTCATCACATGGAGCCCTTCAGGAACCATCCTCATCAAGGCCCCCAGGACAGAGAGCCCCTCTTTATGGGAGGTGAGGTTACAATATTCTCATTATATTTAAGAGTGTTGGACGTGGGCATGGGCCTGTTACAAGGTTTCAAGGTATggcacggtttcaaaaccactaaaattgttCGTCGTACCGTCCCTGCGGTATGAGACAAAGTGGAGGTCCGGCGCTACCAccatgtggaaatactttgtcacgtcctgtgttattcctcacaGTCGGAACTGCGCTTCAATGTGTTGTAACCACTGGAGTGggttgtgttgccaaaagtcgggcaACTTAACCGACGCGGCACAGATGCCACCGACGTTAGCTGCCTTGTTAGCATTGAGTGGTTCCTTGTACGGCCACGCTGTTGTCACCGTTGTTGGTCGACGTATTACTCACACCGAGGGTCACcgaatgtggagatgtgattcagaacaacacaggagtcgaggataagtggtataaaccatttactctccactgaacaacaacaagcaaccAATTAGCAACAGCTGctgcaacaatcacatgacccagaAACGGATGTGAACGGATGTGAAACTTGGAGAATGTCTCCACACAGTCAAATGGCTCAAAACTCATTAAATACACAATCCAAAAACTCTTGTGGACAAGTTGTGGCCTGCACTTTCATCACACTATGAAATGATAACGTAaaatttatgttgtgacctccttgagccttgattgcatttagCTTTGCTTTTGTTACTAAAAAAATCCAGTATTTCTGGTGTTGTGACTTAAGTTgtaggattagccacagtagactgcatcaagaactgcattttagtcattatttatttagaaagaattcagctattttgtgttatttattttaaatacatatgttccacttctatcatgttctattatattgtttttttaaaatgactgttttgccTTGACTTCTTTTCCCTCTGCTTTTTAATCAAGTTATTTCAAGGTAAGACACTTTAGAGATGTAATTCTAATGCAGCgaaactgtgatatttttgccctgTCAGAATCTCATGCCAAGTTGGACGCTACTTCTGGCAGTGTACCTACAGGGTGTGCTTCTAGCTTTGTGGGGCTGCTCCATGAGCCACGCTCATGTTAAATGCATGTTTGTGTATATACATTCATTTGAATGAGCGGTGGGagtaaatatatgtaatattcgCTATTGCAGAACAGAATGCAGTTGTTGCTGTTTACCCTCTCACCTTGATACCGTTTTCACTTTTCATTCTTGCCCTCCTACAGACATACACTTGCAGAGGGATTTACTGAAGGTTGAAAACTGACATCcccgtgttgttgtttttccttctCATGCAGGCCCAGAACACGCTGATCCAACCCACTTTCCAGGGCAGCACATGTTTGATCACCGGGGCCCCAGCTCGCTGTTGAACGCCAACCTGCATCAGCAGCAACACATGCCCAGTCAGGGACACATGGGCTtcggccaaccaggacctgccTTCAGCCAGCCAGGCCTCGCCCCACCAGGACTGTTTCCTAGGGAACCTCTAAGACCAGGTCTCCCCCCTCCCCAAGGTCACCAGGGGATGGTCGGCATGAATCAACAAGGTCCTCCTCCCAACCAGGCCAGGCCCTTCATGAGCCCTCGTCAGCCCTTCGGTCAGCAGGGGAACCTTTTCCCCCCACCACAGGCCCAGTTTGGTTTGCAGGTACAACAGACTGTCTTTCATTTAGTAAGAGTTACCCTgacaaatgtatgcatcagtcCAGTCTCTCTTGTTAACAATCTTCAATAGTTCCTGCTCCATTTCTTGTGAATTTGGTGTTTATTTGTGCTgtggatttgtcattttttattgtcttttcaCCTGGTTATGTATGTGTTGGCAACAGTGATTGCTATACCAGTGTAGTGTATACATCAAGTAAACAACTCCAGCAATGATATTCAGTGCTAGTGAAGCATAGAGGAAAAACTCCTGCCTATTTGCAGTCCAATGCTTTCTTATGAGATGTAGACAAGAGCGCCCTCTAGTGATTGTGTTAGAAATGTTAGACAGACGGCACCAGTGACAATGTATACCTCTGCTACCACTTTAAAAATGATGCTCCGTTTCAGGGCTTGATTCACGGACCCCCGCTCTCGCAGCCTCCCCATCAGGACCCCTTGCCCGCACATCAGCCCATCCACCAACCGCCTCATCGGCAGGAGCTACTCCATCATCAGCAGCCACAACAGCTAAATCTCAATGAGCCTCCCCCCTTGCTGCATCATGGACAAAATCTCTTCCATCAACAGCACGGCAGTCCGAGACAGGGGAGCCCCCGCCTTCAAAATCTCCAGCAGCGCAACATGTCCAATAGGCAAAGAATGGTGAGAGATTGATAGATCTCGTTCTCATTAGTTGACAATTCAATCAGAATTATGGCTGTACAGCAACACCTGCATCACATTAAAAGTATGCAATAACCAAAAGCCTGAAATATATGTTCCCCCTTTCTCCAGAACACACCTGTTTCCAAGCCAATGCATCCTCAGCGCAACAGCAACCTACGGGAGCTCCCTGTAGCACCTGGCAACACAAATATGAACAGCTCCCGCCCCACCGGCTCCCTTGCCACCAACGTCAGGCCTGTTGCCAAGGCAACACAGGGGGTGCGTCCCATGCAGAGCGCTCAGACCGTGCCTGGCAGTGGCAGAGGAAGAGGCCAGGTTGCTGCAAAGACTCCCTCACTGCCTGGGGCCATGGGCAGGACTGTGGTTTGCAAAGAAGTCCCAAGCAGCACAGCACCACAGGTCAGCTTTCTTCACACAAACATATTCCCTTTTCAATGTACAaagtcatgattaattaatcgtAATAGTAATATCTTTCAGTCATCCAATAGTTGTAGAATCAGTCAAGCGTATTAGTGTGCGTGAGGGCCACTCATTTATTGAAAAGCCAATCACATGGTTGCTAATGGCAGTAGCTCCTTTCCAGATCAATACAATTGCTTTATTGTCTGGGATTTGAACTCTCATTTCTGCTGAGTGTCACTCCCTCTAGTCACTGGAGACAGGTGATAATGTCTACACTTTTGTGGCTTTTGTACCCCAGGATCCAGATGAGGATGAGGAGACCCGGCAGTACCGTATGAAGCTTGAGGAGCAGAAACGCCTCAGGGAGGAGATCCTAAAGAAGAAGGAGTTGAGGCGGCAGATGCAAGCCGGCGTCCGGAAGAAGGAGCTCCTGGACAGGATCAACACCCAAACTCCAACCCAAAGTCTGGCTCCTTCACAGAATCCACCATCTCAACAAAACCAACCAGCACCACCCTCAATACAGCACCCAGCGATACCACCACTACAGCAGCCCCAGGAACAAAGACAGCTGCAACAGCAGAGACAAAGAACACAGCAATCATTAAATCAGATAAATAATCCTAATCAAGGCAACCCCAATGGCATGGCTCTTATGCAAACACATCGCCCCAATGTCAAGGCACGCTTGCAGATGGTAAAGGGAAATAACCAGCAACCACAGACTCCCATCCTTGGTCCAGACCAGCAGTGGAGACAGCCCCCTCGAAGCCTGCAACAGCAGAGAAGGACAAGCGGACTGCAGAATGCAAACAAACCAGGCACTCCTAACCAGTTTGCTCAGGCCCCCCTTAATAGTATACCTGTGACTTCCTCATTGGGGCCTGGTCAGCCCCAGGCTCAAGGACTTAAACCTGGGGCTAAAAGAACTGTGATGCAGCGAGCCAAGCTTACTGACAGTGAAGGCCAGCAGGTGCCGCAAAAAGTCAGAGTGGTCAAACTTTCAGGCGGGGTGAGCAAATCTTTTCACTTCCTTTTGACACATTTTATCTTCATTTGTGACCTTCACTTGATCCATAACCTCAACAACAATACCCGCCTTTTATTATTGTGGGTGGTGTAGAGCTGAAGGAGTAATTAGCTATCTTGTTAATTAAGGTAGCCAGAATTTTGGCACAGTTCTACCCCCACATCcagcataataataaatatgttgttAGCCTCTCTGGCAGTGTCGGTCAAAATGTAGCATTACTCTCCTTGACGTAACTTTTCTATAGAGTCTATCTGATGTATTAAAATGCCACTGATGCTCGCTCTGTCTCTATATCTTAAGATATCTAACCTATGGGAATGACAAATTGATCTGTTCTTGGAAGGTTGGGGGACTGGTATTTAAGACCTAGTGTCTTTAACGAACAGCAAGGCATTAAAGAGAGTAGTATGACATTTATCTTCAAAGTTGGGGGACACTTCATCACTGCTCTTAAAGGTTGATGTCCTCTTATAAGGGCAGCTTGTAAAGAGTGACAGTAACCCCAGTAAAGCCCCGAATTAGCACGACATCATGCCATTTTATACTGACTTGATAAGTTACTGCTGTGCCCTTAATTACCCAGCAATCTTTATTGAATAATCACAAAAGGCAAGCATGTTAAACATTCACACTGATGAGACACAAGATGGTGAGATGTGATTGTCGTAAAATAAGCCGCTTTTCGACTCCCATCCCAGAGGATGAAGCTGCAGATGAAGATAACTGGGTGTCAGTGCCTTAATGGAAACCTGCACTTGGCTATCTGATGTGCTGCATCTCGGAGGGGGGGGAGGACCGGTGGATTGGGATGTGAGGTGGAGGAGAGATGGAAAGGGACGGCTAACGGCGGTGAAAAGAAGATTCTGTCATTGTACTGCTGTCATCAACGAGCGCTTGACAATGTTATCTCCGCTCTGTCATCCCTCCGTCGCTTTTCCCCATCGAGCCATCCCTCAGGTGTGAGGCAACAAAGGAATGCCAATCCAAGACCCTTGTAATTAATCTTTCCTGCTAGAAAGGGAGGAGGGGGCCAGCATAATACCTGTGTAAGAAAGTTGCCACTTTTGAGGATTTGGATTTGAATGGCTTAGGCAAAGTGATAAGAGGCAAACTATATTTTCATCAAGGATAATACAAAGCATCGCAAGACACAAAGGCCTGGGAGGAGGAGTAGGAGGTGGGGGAGCGAGGGGGATGGGGTACACATCCAGCTGCTGTCGTTCCAGTGTAATGCAGCTTAGTATTTGACGGGCGCAATCGGAGCCGTGATTTCTATAGGGGGGATTAATCCATTTACTCTCAACCGGGGACAGGTCGCAGATATCGCCTCTTTTCTTCCCCTGTATTGATCTGTCACATGTCTCCACTGAGTCGGGGAGGAGACGACCTTCAATTCCTCCCCGACCGAGTGCGAGCTGTGACTTTATTTGATAATGAGACCATCACCTCTTTGGCTCGATCGTTATTCAAAAGAGCCATGCTATTTTTCTCTGTGCCTGACGGAACTAAGTGTgcggtggggaaaaaaacccacacaattTGCAATAAGATTATACAATGACATCACagagatgattttttttggttgatatGCTAATTGTGGCCTGTCCGTCGTTCATTGCCTTGCAGCCTGGAAAGGGACCAGAGGCCATGAACATCCCAATGCAGCATCAGCAACAAGGTGCCTGGTCAGAAAACCCTCTGAAGCAGGGCATCCAAAGGAATATCACCATGGCAGGACAACAGACAAGCCAAGGAGTCATGGGCCACCTGCAGCACAACAGGGTACGTCATCGGCGAATATATAGGATAAACTAACACTGTGGAGTCATAAGAAGACAAGACGGCACGCCAGGTGCGCGAGTATTGACAAGCTGAAAGCAGTATTACACGAGGGGCTACACCAGGTCCCCTGGCCTCTCTGCACGCCTGTCACCAGCAGGCTGCTGTCACACTCAGTGATGCTGACAGGCTAAGGCAGCCACCATAACACTGCATGGTTCCTCTCCCGTTCTGTTCCCCCGCCTgacgacacacaaacacaataccGCCACCCCCCCCTCCTCTATAAGGGGGTCTTTCCCCCGTCATCTTCCTCTGCAGCTGATGGAATACACCTCTCACTCATGCGCTCCTATGAAGATGTGCCAAAGCACGTGCATCATGTTGTGACATTGATGCTCTCTGTAGAAATATGATAAGTCAATCATGGGAAAGGCAGCCATGTctggcctgtgtttttattcctCAGTCTTTCCATTAGGGAACACTGTAGCTCATCTCACTAGTGTTGGATTGTGAATGAGATCATCAGCATGCCGAGAGGgagcattcccactcacattaaCAGTCTGCCGTTGGTGCAGGTTGTGGTATCCGGGCAGGGCCGAGGTAGAGGGGGTGCTCACATGGGTCGCGGAGGGCCCATCGCCGCCCGACAAGGCCAAAAGGTTACGGAAAATCAACGGCGTACTGTTACTATCGAGGGACTCTCTTCATCCACGAGTGATGTGCGCCTGCAGAGCCTGTTGAGATCCATCGGCCCCATAGAGGTGAGTTCCGCTTTGTTGATTTGGGTGGTTGGCTTTTGGTCTTTGATCTGCGACCATTTAGTTCTGCTTGTGAGAACAATTGactgttaaaaatgatttttgatCCTGAAAGTGCTTGAAAAGGGCTTCATCTCTAGCAACAGTCGATAGATTTTCATAGCGTGGGCTTCCAGCGCCCCCTATTGCTGTGATTCACCAACGTCTTCATCCTTTTCCCCTTACCACCCTTGCTCCCCCTTGTGGGTAAAACTAATGTACTGTTTGTGTTGTACTGCAGATGTTCAGAATGATACCTCAGCAAAGGAAAGCAATTGCCACCTTTTCAAGTCCCCAGCATGCAGCAAGCTTTCAAATGAGCTTCCACAGGTAATCCACTCTCTTCCTTAAACCTTCCCAGATAAATAATTCCACTTCGTTTTGCATCCCGTCTTTCCCTATTTCGTGGGTAACGCCATTGCTACCATCACCACACAGGCACATGATTGATTTGTCCCACATTGACGTGAAGCTGATTGACGGATGAGGAGCCACGCCGATAATGAGAGGAGCTCCCGATGTGGCGGCCCTCTCTTTCACACCTCCAGCCTCGCTGTAGGATGCTTTGCCTCCACTGTTTCGGGGTCAGTCAGCCATCCTTTGTGCACAGAGGCGTCCTTCTCCAACTTTGAACAACAATAAGACGTTGACTAGGAGCATGCTCAACGACCCTACCAATGTGCAAAGTAGAGAAACCACACTTTTAGTCTCGTTTGTGTACAATGACTCACTCAATACGTCACACATGGACATTAAGTATGTCTTCTTGTGGGATAATGGTTGCTCCCCTCCATGTCTACTTTATAATACTCTAATAACATTGGATTCGATGAAAGCAGCGTGTTTATCCGGCAGGCAGATGTTGTAGTTGGCCGTATTTCTCTGTAGAGGGCAGCATTTCGTCACGTATGTCAAAGCAAGGTGTTTTGTGGCATATAGCGCTCCCAAGTGGACAACTAGAAGCACTGGGATTGAGGAGAAATGTCTGGGATGTGgtgcttttttgcttttgtcatgGTTCTGTTGGTTGAATCAGGAAGACAGAATAGGTTTGTGATGACCGTTGAGTGCTTTTAACTGGTTTACAGATGGCAAACATTTGgccaaatatgttttatttgtctgATAAAGGAACAGTTGGAATTAGAATTTTTAAGAAGCTGCTTTGTATTTTTGGTTTTGGGTTGAGGAATatcctttgtttttgtttttatgatttTAGGATGCATATAAACTCAGAGAAAAAGGAACGCTTGTCTCCTGTAGACCATTACGTCTACACCGGATTGCTCCTCTCTTCAATTAGTCCAAGT encodes:
- the rbm33a gene encoding RNA-binding protein 33 isoform X1, with translation MSASEQEYNFDEYDKPGTERSRRRRGEDDDLESDLEEDLLEEDSPLGKKNLSEDEDEELNDALLQSDDEDLFSGQDVSLNATHSLDTSFDPQQSLQDADYSDDVVNLGTEDYEARDVEQGYQEEGGEEYTEHYSQDDVHEGHVDYTEDVAEDEFQDEVLDIQINELIDGDFQDNEYQTSYDEGVVQEVAPEEEEELGVEEQQAAEDSTAGSQAFETNVVENEGVPEEETKEDSDDEEDEDEGSGRIRFKSERKDSGIVRLADTCTKRRNIPETLELSEKAKKDLIEYEQQERQRRQNRYGGRGRGNFAGFGMHNMRGGSRGRMNDHMFHKRGNMGMQSSRVPLLLLPHQQPLHSQHLHHHHHHHQQQPSRPRGPPPFQEHGRPHAQQPLQPLIPPHMTHRSPPVQPQMEPPSRLMGSPPPSFPQHHNQQQQPPQLPQPLPPQPPQQPKNIHINPHFRGSAPSSVPVPLMPPAPSQPRPTVGPQRFPGPGDFHQHMPNNFGQTQRPPHHMEPFRNHPHQGPQDREPLFMGGPEHADPTHFPGQHMFDHRGPSSLLNANLHQQQHMPSQGHMGFGQPGPAFSQPGLAPPGLFPREPLRPGLPPPQGHQGMVGMNQQGPPPNQARPFMSPRQPFGQQGNLFPPPQAQFGLQGLIHGPPLSQPPHQDPLPAHQPIHQPPHRQELLHHQQPQQLNLNEPPPLLHHGQNLFHQQHGSPRQGSPRLQNLQQRNMSNRQRMNTPVSKPMHPQRNSNLRELPVAPGNTNMNSSRPTGSLATNVRPVAKATQGVRPMQSAQTVPGSGRGRGQVAAKTPSLPGAMGRTVVCKEVPSSTAPQDPDEDEETRQYRMKLEEQKRLREEILKKKELRRQMQAGVRKKELLDRINTQTPTQSLAPSQNPPSQQNQPAPPSIQHPAIPPLQQPQEQRQLQQQRQRTQQSLNQINNPNQGNPNGMALMQTHRPNVKARLQMVKGNNQQPQTPILGPDQQWRQPPRSLQQQRRTSGLQNANKPGTPNQFAQAPLNSIPVTSSLGPGQPQAQGLKPGAKRTVMQRAKLTDSEGQQVPQKVRVVKLSGGPGKGPEAMNIPMQHQQQGAWSENPLKQGIQRNITMAGQQTSQGVMGHLQHNRVVVSGQGRGRGGAHMGRGGPIAARQGQKVTENQRRTVTIEGLSSSTSDVRLQSLLRSIGPIEMFRMIPQQRKAIATFSSPQHAASFQMSFHRHMIDLSHIDVKLIDG
- the rbm33a gene encoding RNA-binding protein 33 isoform X2 is translated as MSASEQEYNFDEYDKPGTERSRRRRGEDDDLESDLEEDLLEEDSPLGKKNLSEDEDEELNDALLQSDDEDLFSGQDVSLNATHSLDTSFDPQQSLQDADYSDDVVNLGTEDYEARDVEQGYQEEGGEEYTEHYSQDDVHEGHVDYTEDVAEDEFQDEVLDIQINELIDGDFQVENEGVPEEETKEDSDDEEDEDEGSGRIRFKSERKDSGIVRLADTCTKRRNIPETLELSEKAKKDLIEYEQQERQRRQNRYGGRGRGNFAGFGMHNMRGGSRGRMNDHMFHKRGNMGMQSSRVPLLLLPHQQPLHSQHLHHHHHHHQQQPSRPRGPPPFQEHGRPHAQQPLQPLIPPHMTHRSPPVQPQMEPPSRLMGSPPPSFPQHHNQQQQPPQLPQPLPPQPPQQPKNIHINPHFRGSAPSSVPVPLMPPAPSQPRPTVGPQRFPGPGDFHQHMPNNFGQTQRPPHHMEPFRNHPHQGPQDREPLFMGGPEHADPTHFPGQHMFDHRGPSSLLNANLHQQQHMPSQGHMGFGQPGPAFSQPGLAPPGLFPREPLRPGLPPPQGHQGMVGMNQQGPPPNQARPFMSPRQPFGQQGNLFPPPQAQFGLQGLIHGPPLSQPPHQDPLPAHQPIHQPPHRQELLHHQQPQQLNLNEPPPLLHHGQNLFHQQHGSPRQGSPRLQNLQQRNMSNRQRMNTPVSKPMHPQRNSNLRELPVAPGNTNMNSSRPTGSLATNVRPVAKATQGVRPMQSAQTVPGSGRGRGQVAAKTPSLPGAMGRTVVCKEVPSSTAPQDPDEDEETRQYRMKLEEQKRLREEILKKKELRRQMQAGVRKKELLDRINTQTPTQSLAPSQNPPSQQNQPAPPSIQHPAIPPLQQPQEQRQLQQQRQRTQQSLNQINNPNQGNPNGMALMQTHRPNVKARLQMVKGNNQQPQTPILGPDQQWRQPPRSLQQQRRTSGLQNANKPGTPNQFAQAPLNSIPVTSSLGPGQPQAQGLKPGAKRTVMQRAKLTDSEGQQVPQKVRVVKLSGGPGKGPEAMNIPMQHQQQGAWSENPLKQGIQRNITMAGQQTSQGVMGHLQHNRVVVSGQGRGRGGAHMGRGGPIAARQGQKVTENQRRTVTIEGLSSSTSDVRLQSLLRSIGPIEMFRMIPQQRKAIATFSSPQHAASFQMSFHRHMIDLSHIDVKLIDG